The following coding sequences lie in one Vigna radiata var. radiata cultivar VC1973A unplaced genomic scaffold, Vradiata_ver6 scaffold_73, whole genome shotgun sequence genomic window:
- the LOC106779895 gene encoding uncharacterized protein LOC106779895 isoform X1: MRRVMAIGAVANSSLLLSSKPNHFSFSLTKTSPFLSLLSPRLRRFLSVSSLSADHHNLCDFGDGDGVGISSQGSKMLLKGMTYPDLEKWVYSHGYRPGQAMMLWKRMYGNNIWAQHVDELEGLNKDFKKMLNENAEFKALALKEIRTASDGTRKILFTLDDGLVIETVVIPCDRGRTTVCVSSQVGCAMNCQFCYTGRMGLRRHLTAAEIAEQAVSARRLLTDEVGSITNVVFMGMGEPLHNIDNVIKAANIMVDEQGLQFSPRKVTVSTSGLVPQLKRFLHESNCALAVSLNATTDEVRNWIMPINRKYKLDLLLQTLQEELRLKKNYKVLFEYVMLEGINDSDGDAERLIELVKGIPCKINLISFNPHSGSFFRPTKEERMIEFRNTIARAGLTVFLRLSRGDDQMAACGQLGKPGTIQAPLLRVPQQFQMTIGGSS; the protein is encoded by the exons ATGAGGCGCGTGATGGCTATAGGAGCAGTTGCAAATTCCTCTCTTCTCCTATCTTCTAAACCCAATCACTTCTCCTTCTCCCTCACCAAAACATCGCcgtttctttctcttctctctcctcgCCTACGCCGCTTCCTTTCTGTTTCTTCTCTAAGCGCCGACCACCACAATCTCTGTGATTTCG GGGATGGTGATGGCGTTGGAATTTCAAGCCAAGGTTCGAAGATGCTTCTCAAAGGGATGACTTACCCTGATCTTGAA AAATGGGTTTACTCACATGGATACAGGCCTGGGCAAGCCATGATGTTATGGAAGCGAATGTACGGAAACAACATTTGGGCCCAACATGTTGATGAGTTGGAAG GATTGAATAAAGATTTCAAGAAAATGTTGAATGAAAATGCTGAGTTCAAGGCACTTGCCCTGAAAGAAATTCGCACAGCATCTGATGGAACAAGAAAG ATTTTATTCACATTGGATGATGGGCTGGTCATAGAAACAGTTGTCATACCTTGTGATCGAGGTAGGACTACTGTATGTGTTTCAAGTCAAGTTGGATGTGCCATGAATTGTCAGTTTTGCTATACTGGAAG aATGGGTCTTAGGAGACATCTTACTGCTGCAGAAATAGCAGAGCAGGCTGTTTCTGCCAGACGCTTGCTCACAGATGAAGTTGGCTCAATCACAAATGTTGTCTTTATG GGCATGGGGGAACCACTTCATAACATCGATAATGTCATTAAAGCTGCAAATATAATGGTGGATGAGCAAGGGCTTCAGTTCAGTCCTCGCAAGGTCACTGTTTCAACCAGTGGGCTTGTTCCACAGCTCAAACGTTTCCTCCATGAATCTAACTGTGCATTAGCTGTTAGTTTGAATGCAACTACTGATGAG GTAAGAAACTGGATCATGCCTATAAATCGAAAGTATAAGCTGGACTTGCTTCTTCAGACACTTCAAGAGGAGCTTCGTCTCAAAAAGAACTACAAAGTCCTGTTTGAGTATGTTATGCTTGAAGGAATTAATGACAG TGATGGAGATGCAGAGAGGCTTATCGAGCTTGTGAAGGGAATTCCTTGCAAGATTAATCTAATCTCATTCAATCCTCACAGTGGATCATTCTTCAGACCAACCAAAGAGGAAAGGATGATTGAATTCCGTAATACAATTGCTAGGGCAGGATTGACAGTCTTTTTAAGACTTAGTAGAGGTGATGATCAAATGGCTGCCTGCGGTCAATTGGGTAAGCCTGGCACCATTCAAGCTCCATTGCTTCGTGtaccacaacaatttcaaatgaCAATTGGAGGTTCATCTTGA
- the LOC106779895 gene encoding uncharacterized protein LOC106779895 isoform X2 — MFFHLFKKSVHVYSVNTHCSIEEKWVYSHGYRPGQAMMLWKRMYGNNIWAQHVDELEGLNKDFKKMLNENAEFKALALKEIRTASDGTRKILFTLDDGLVIETVVIPCDRGRTTVCVSSQVGCAMNCQFCYTGRMGLRRHLTAAEIAEQAVSARRLLTDEVGSITNVVFMGMGEPLHNIDNVIKAANIMVDEQGLQFSPRKVTVSTSGLVPQLKRFLHESNCALAVSLNATTDEVRNWIMPINRKYKLDLLLQTLQEELRLKKNYKVLFEYVMLEGINDSDGDAERLIELVKGIPCKINLISFNPHSGSFFRPTKEERMIEFRNTIARAGLTVFLRLSRGDDQMAACGQLGKPGTIQAPLLRVPQQFQMTIGGSS, encoded by the exons ATGTTTTTTCATCTGTTTAAAAAGTCTGTGCATGTTTATAGCGTAAACACTCACTGTAGTATTGAAGAG AAATGGGTTTACTCACATGGATACAGGCCTGGGCAAGCCATGATGTTATGGAAGCGAATGTACGGAAACAACATTTGGGCCCAACATGTTGATGAGTTGGAAG GATTGAATAAAGATTTCAAGAAAATGTTGAATGAAAATGCTGAGTTCAAGGCACTTGCCCTGAAAGAAATTCGCACAGCATCTGATGGAACAAGAAAG ATTTTATTCACATTGGATGATGGGCTGGTCATAGAAACAGTTGTCATACCTTGTGATCGAGGTAGGACTACTGTATGTGTTTCAAGTCAAGTTGGATGTGCCATGAATTGTCAGTTTTGCTATACTGGAAG aATGGGTCTTAGGAGACATCTTACTGCTGCAGAAATAGCAGAGCAGGCTGTTTCTGCCAGACGCTTGCTCACAGATGAAGTTGGCTCAATCACAAATGTTGTCTTTATG GGCATGGGGGAACCACTTCATAACATCGATAATGTCATTAAAGCTGCAAATATAATGGTGGATGAGCAAGGGCTTCAGTTCAGTCCTCGCAAGGTCACTGTTTCAACCAGTGGGCTTGTTCCACAGCTCAAACGTTTCCTCCATGAATCTAACTGTGCATTAGCTGTTAGTTTGAATGCAACTACTGATGAG GTAAGAAACTGGATCATGCCTATAAATCGAAAGTATAAGCTGGACTTGCTTCTTCAGACACTTCAAGAGGAGCTTCGTCTCAAAAAGAACTACAAAGTCCTGTTTGAGTATGTTATGCTTGAAGGAATTAATGACAG TGATGGAGATGCAGAGAGGCTTATCGAGCTTGTGAAGGGAATTCCTTGCAAGATTAATCTAATCTCATTCAATCCTCACAGTGGATCATTCTTCAGACCAACCAAAGAGGAAAGGATGATTGAATTCCGTAATACAATTGCTAGGGCAGGATTGACAGTCTTTTTAAGACTTAGTAGAGGTGATGATCAAATGGCTGCCTGCGGTCAATTGGGTAAGCCTGGCACCATTCAAGCTCCATTGCTTCGTGtaccacaacaatttcaaatgaCAATTGGAGGTTCATCTTGA